A single genomic interval of Haloterrigena salifodinae harbors:
- a CDS encoding alpha/beta fold hydrolase yields the protein MDYDTWSENQETTTVAVDEHDLEVAYYDDGDGEPILFCHGIPTSSFLWRDVAPALSDDYRVIAPDMVGYGNSAMHDGFDRSIRAQEAMIAGLVEKLGLESLTFVGHDLGGGVALRYAVHDPDAVDRLVLSNAVCYDSWPIETIVDLGLPATINEMSVDDVHETLEEVFRDTRYDDPEETFVDGMLAPWDSEEAVVSLSRNAIGTNTSHTTEIDPSEIPARTLLLWGAEDEFQEIEYAERLEGDISDAELVGLDEASHWVMADRPDAYTERLREFLDA from the coding sequence ATGGACTACGATACGTGGTCCGAGAACCAGGAGACGACGACGGTCGCCGTCGACGAACACGACCTCGAGGTCGCCTACTACGACGACGGTGACGGGGAGCCGATCCTGTTCTGTCACGGCATTCCGACGTCGTCGTTCCTCTGGCGCGACGTCGCACCGGCGCTGTCGGACGACTACCGGGTGATCGCCCCGGACATGGTCGGCTACGGAAACTCGGCGATGCACGACGGGTTCGACCGCTCGATCAGGGCCCAAGAGGCGATGATCGCCGGCCTGGTCGAGAAGTTGGGTCTCGAGTCACTGACGTTCGTCGGTCACGACCTCGGCGGCGGCGTCGCCCTGCGCTACGCCGTTCACGATCCGGACGCGGTCGACCGACTCGTCCTGTCGAACGCGGTCTGTTATGACTCGTGGCCCATCGAGACCATCGTCGACCTCGGACTGCCCGCGACGATCAACGAGATGAGCGTCGACGACGTCCACGAGACGCTCGAGGAAGTCTTCCGCGATACCCGATACGACGACCCTGAGGAGACGTTCGTCGACGGGATGCTCGCCCCGTGGGACTCCGAGGAGGCGGTCGTCTCGCTGTCGCGCAACGCGATCGGGACCAACACGAGCCACACGACCGAGATCGATCCGAGCGAGATCCCCGCCCGGACGCTCCTGCTGTGGGGTGCCGAGGACGAGTTCCAGGAGATCGAGTACGCCGAGCGCCTCGAGGGCGATATCTCCGACGCCGAACTCGTCGGACTCGACGAGGCGTCTCACTGGGTCATGGCCGACCGGCCCGACGCCTACACCGAGCGGCTCCGCGAGTTCCTCGACGCGTGA
- a CDS encoding MTH1187 family thiamine-binding protein: protein MTVIALLSVAPVIEGSMSGEVAKAVDALEAYDVEYETNPMGTVIEANDIGELFAAAQAAHEAVDGDRVSTVLKIDDKRSRDVSAEQKVEAVEEHLGRPATNRDEREDEPEAE from the coding sequence ATGACGGTAATCGCACTGCTGAGCGTCGCACCGGTGATCGAGGGCAGCATGTCCGGCGAGGTCGCGAAGGCCGTCGACGCGCTCGAGGCCTACGACGTCGAGTACGAGACGAACCCGATGGGGACGGTGATCGAAGCCAACGACATCGGGGAGTTGTTCGCGGCCGCTCAGGCGGCCCACGAGGCGGTCGACGGCGACCGGGTGAGCACCGTGTTGAAGATTGACGACAAGCGGTCTCGAGACGTTTCCGCCGAGCAGAAGGTCGAGGCCGTCGAGGAACACCTCGGCCGGCCAGCGACGAACCGGGACGAACGCGAGGACGAGCCAGAGGCGGAGTAG
- a CDS encoding HalOD1 output domain-containing protein — protein sequence MQTELSTADADDLQYDQTNDRYVFNHDPDGTATITTTIVHALASIADTDVSQGEFSLYDSVDPDALDRIFSKKADGTERTGGHIAFTALEHEVYVYANGDVIIYPPTDSPHPRAD from the coding sequence ATGCAAACTGAACTTTCAACCGCCGACGCCGACGACCTGCAGTACGACCAGACCAACGACCGCTACGTCTTCAACCACGATCCCGACGGCACCGCGACGATCACGACGACGATCGTCCACGCGCTCGCCTCGATCGCGGACACCGACGTCTCCCAGGGCGAGTTCTCCCTCTACGACAGCGTCGACCCCGACGCGCTCGATCGCATCTTCAGCAAGAAGGCCGACGGCACCGAACGCACGGGCGGGCACATCGCCTTCACCGCCCTCGAGCACGAGGTGTACGTCTACGCGAACGGCGACGTGATCATCTACCCGCCGACCGACTCCCCGCACCCGCGGGCGGACTGA
- a CDS encoding MarR family transcriptional regulator — MSEQVVLTSNTAPDAVDDVPPSAKLVLTVLAHEGSLTQSRLAEETMLPARTVRYALKQLEEHDLVDSQISFADARQHVYSINGERFAESNAR, encoded by the coding sequence ATGAGCGAACAGGTCGTTCTCACGTCGAATACCGCCCCGGACGCCGTCGACGACGTTCCGCCGAGCGCGAAACTGGTGTTGACCGTCCTCGCACACGAGGGCTCTCTCACGCAGTCGCGACTCGCCGAGGAGACCATGCTCCCCGCCCGAACGGTCCGCTACGCCCTGAAGCAACTCGAGGAGCACGACCTCGTCGATTCCCAGATCTCGTTTGCGGACGCCAGACAGCACGTCTACTCCATCAACGGCGAGCGGTTCGCGGAGTCGAACGCTCGGTAA
- a CDS encoding DUF7836 family putative zinc-binding protein, which produces MREGWIRLECADCGEQWTADPTALPAPGNRFRCDHCESERPIAAFAKTRRGLDILESFHRQPA; this is translated from the coding sequence ATGCGAGAGGGTTGGATTCGACTCGAATGCGCCGATTGCGGGGAACAGTGGACCGCCGATCCGACCGCCCTCCCGGCGCCCGGAAACCGGTTCCGGTGCGACCACTGCGAATCGGAACGACCGATCGCGGCGTTCGCCAAGACCCGGCGCGGACTCGACATCCTCGAGTCGTTCCACCGGCAACCGGCGTAG
- a CDS encoding halocarboxylic acid dehydrogenase DehI family protein, translated as MDPSKQLYEREATGWRRGLYEDVKGTFRAPIVNWFFRTLTANEPEFTRHLWAQCKPLFETRAFGRYTVSYRDAVLSSLEDSPADVPRYRRADLDLRPVEWRELRGQVATFDVVAPRLAFTFAVCDRAMNDELPDPEPTGEPSTAPLPEWLDRDRGLSVTMLDDGAVPTDLEPTVDEIRDFHGLEDGLPSIYRCLAQWPNYLEPAWSDLADVLESDAFERGCDDADGVVDDHCAELPYVPQLSPSALSERGFDESTIDDLGEFVRQFNRGAIESVLPALVVYAATLDAGGERSL; from the coding sequence ATGGACCCGAGCAAACAGCTGTACGAACGGGAGGCGACGGGCTGGCGCCGCGGTCTGTACGAGGACGTCAAGGGGACGTTTCGCGCGCCGATCGTCAACTGGTTCTTCCGGACGCTGACGGCCAACGAACCCGAATTCACTCGACACCTGTGGGCCCAATGCAAGCCGCTCTTCGAGACGCGCGCGTTTGGTCGATACACCGTCTCCTACCGAGACGCAGTGCTCTCGTCGCTCGAGGATTCCCCCGCGGACGTCCCGCGCTACCGGCGTGCCGACCTCGATCTCCGACCGGTCGAGTGGCGCGAACTCCGCGGCCAGGTCGCGACGTTCGACGTCGTGGCGCCGCGGCTGGCGTTTACGTTCGCGGTCTGCGATCGGGCGATGAACGACGAGCTTCCGGATCCGGAGCCGACCGGCGAGCCGTCGACGGCGCCCCTTCCCGAGTGGCTCGACCGCGACCGCGGCCTGTCGGTGACGATGCTCGACGACGGTGCGGTTCCCACAGACCTCGAGCCGACCGTCGACGAGATCCGCGACTTTCACGGCCTCGAGGACGGGCTGCCGAGCATCTATCGCTGTCTCGCCCAGTGGCCGAACTATCTCGAACCGGCCTGGTCGGACCTCGCGGACGTCCTCGAGAGCGACGCCTTCGAGCGCGGCTGTGACGACGCCGACGGGGTCGTCGACGATCACTGCGCCGAACTTCCGTACGTCCCGCAGCTGTCGCCGTCGGCCCTCTCCGAGCGCGGGTTCGATGAGTCGACGATCGACGACCTCGGCGAGTTCGTCCGGCAGTTCAACCGCGGCGCTATCGAGTCGGTGCTGCCGGCGCTCGTCGTCTACGCGGCGACGCTCGATGCCGGCGGCGAGCGATCGCTCTGA
- a CDS encoding VOC family protein, with protein MTSLSAHHVGITVEDLEETLPFYRDVLGLDVVERFSVGGEEFSDAVGVEGARGEFAHLEADGIRIELVEYDPEARGSPAAGLNQPGAKHVGLAVDDLDAFYAALPDDVPTISEPRTTESGTSILFLRDPENNPIEVLEA; from the coding sequence ATGACATCACTCAGCGCACACCACGTCGGAATCACCGTCGAAGACCTCGAAGAAACGCTCCCGTTCTACCGCGACGTCCTCGGACTCGACGTCGTCGAGCGGTTCAGCGTCGGCGGCGAGGAGTTTTCGGACGCCGTGGGCGTCGAGGGGGCCCGCGGGGAGTTTGCTCACCTCGAGGCCGACGGGATCCGGATCGAACTCGTCGAGTACGACCCCGAAGCGCGGGGCTCGCCCGCGGCGGGGCTCAACCAGCCCGGCGCGAAACACGTCGGACTGGCGGTCGACGACCTCGACGCGTTCTACGCGGCGCTTCCCGACGACGTCCCGACGATCAGCGAGCCGCGGACGACGGAAAGCGGAACGTCGATTCTGTTCCTCCGCGATCCGGAGAACAACCCGATCGAAGTGCTCGAGGCGTGA
- a CDS encoding DUF4112 domain-containing protein, with translation MATGSTDDIEEALEEFGDDLPAEVDEAAISRMQTVARALDEGFHLPGTNFRFGLDPIVGILPGAGDTATALVSLYIVAESARMGVSQSTLLRMLANIAVDTIGGSVPILGVIFDAFWKSNKWNVKLAIEELADSSGDSASGPETVVID, from the coding sequence ATGGCTACTGGTTCGACCGACGACATCGAGGAGGCCCTCGAGGAGTTTGGCGACGACCTGCCCGCCGAGGTCGACGAGGCAGCGATCAGCCGCATGCAAACCGTCGCTCGCGCCCTCGACGAGGGATTCCACCTCCCGGGGACGAACTTCCGGTTCGGACTCGATCCGATCGTCGGGATCCTCCCCGGCGCCGGCGACACCGCGACCGCGCTCGTCTCGCTGTACATCGTCGCCGAGTCCGCCCGCATGGGCGTCTCCCAGTCGACGCTCCTGCGCATGCTGGCGAACATCGCCGTCGACACCATCGGCGGCTCAGTTCCTATACTCGGCGTCATCTTCGACGCCTTCTGGAAGTCCAACAAGTGGAACGTCAAGCTAGCGATCGAGGAACTCGCCGACTCGAGCGGGGATTCAGCGTCTGGGCCGGAAACCGTCGTCATCGATTAA
- the pyrF gene encoding orotidine-5'-phosphate decarboxylase has translation MNFFDRLHDRIRTVDSVVSVGLDPDQSRLPDHLAEHDLPRWAFNRRIIDATHEHAAVYKPNAAFYEDSDGWRALDETIAYAHGKDVPVLLDAKRADIGNTTRQYAQLLEKADAITVNPYMGRDSLQPFLSNEEAGVFVLCRTSNPGGSDIQDLELETGEPVYERVAALADLWNENDNVGLVVGATKPEELEDLREQVPDLPFLVPGVGAQGGDAEAAVEYGLADGVGLVNSSRGIIFAGEDDGEEFAKASGQAAKRLKKRLNQYRD, from the coding sequence ATGAACTTCTTCGATCGGCTGCACGACCGCATTCGGACGGTCGACAGCGTCGTCTCGGTCGGGCTCGACCCCGACCAGTCGCGACTCCCCGACCACCTCGCGGAGCACGACCTTCCGCGGTGGGCGTTCAACCGCCGGATCATCGACGCCACCCACGAGCACGCCGCCGTCTACAAGCCCAACGCCGCCTTCTACGAGGACTCCGACGGCTGGCGGGCGCTGGACGAGACGATTGCCTACGCCCACGGGAAGGACGTTCCCGTCCTGCTCGACGCCAAGCGCGCCGACATCGGGAACACGACACGTCAGTACGCCCAATTGCTTGAGAAAGCCGACGCGATCACCGTCAACCCCTACATGGGCCGGGACTCGCTGCAGCCGTTCCTGTCGAACGAGGAGGCCGGCGTCTTCGTCCTCTGTCGGACCTCGAACCCCGGCGGCTCCGACATTCAGGACCTCGAACTCGAGACGGGCGAACCCGTCTACGAGCGCGTCGCCGCGCTGGCGGACCTCTGGAACGAGAACGACAACGTCGGCCTCGTCGTCGGCGCGACCAAACCCGAGGAGCTCGAGGACCTCCGCGAGCAGGTGCCCGATCTCCCCTTCCTCGTCCCGGGCGTGGGCGCACAGGGCGGCGACGCCGAGGCGGCCGTGGAGTACGGCCTCGCCGACGGCGTCGGACTGGTCAACTCCTCGCGCGGGATCATCTTCGCCGGAGAAGACGACGGGGAAGAGTTTGCGAAGGCCAGCGGTCAGGCCGCGAAGCGACTCAAAAAGCGGCTGAATCAGTACCGCGACTAA
- a CDS encoding haloacid dehalogenase type II, with product MSFDPDAVETLAFDSYGTLVDVSAVAEPISERVDDFDPSLVAKIWRQRSLANAMVGNAISEYDAFYEMNRNALRVALETVGVELDADEREEILSTYHELPVFDDVRDGMERFRDLGYDCYVVSNGNEEMLESLVEGADLEDVLEDTVSADEIEQFKPQPELYRHAADEIGTPIEEIAFVAAGWWDVPGAMNAGMQGVWINRSDTLWGPYETEPDLTIDSFHDLAEELETT from the coding sequence ATGTCGTTCGATCCCGACGCGGTCGAGACGCTCGCGTTCGACTCGTACGGTACGCTCGTGGACGTTTCCGCGGTCGCCGAACCGATCTCGGAACGCGTCGACGACTTCGACCCCTCTCTCGTCGCCAAAATCTGGCGCCAGCGCTCGCTGGCGAACGCGATGGTCGGCAACGCGATCAGCGAGTACGACGCGTTCTACGAGATGAACCGCAACGCCCTGCGGGTTGCACTCGAGACGGTCGGCGTCGAACTCGACGCGGACGAGCGCGAGGAGATTCTCTCGACGTACCACGAGCTGCCGGTCTTCGACGACGTCCGCGACGGTATGGAGCGCTTCCGGGACCTCGGATACGACTGCTACGTCGTCTCCAACGGAAACGAGGAGATGCTCGAGTCGCTGGTCGAGGGCGCCGACCTCGAGGACGTCCTCGAGGACACCGTCAGCGCCGACGAGATCGAGCAGTTCAAACCCCAACCGGAGCTCTACCGCCACGCCGCCGACGAGATCGGGACGCCGATCGAGGAGATCGCGTTCGTCGCCGCGGGCTGGTGGGACGTCCCCGGTGCGATGAACGCCGGAATGCAGGGCGTCTGGATCAACCGGTCGGACACGCTCTGGGGACCCTACGAGACGGAACCAGACCTGACGATCGACAGTTTCCACGACCTGGCCGAGGAACTCGAGACGACCTGA
- a CDS encoding helix-turn-helix transcriptional regulator — MKNELRTYREAADLSQGELADAVGVSRQTINAIERDRYDPSLELAFQLAAYFDCRVEDLFDPELDDET, encoded by the coding sequence GTGAAAAACGAGCTTCGGACGTACCGGGAGGCCGCCGACCTCAGCCAGGGCGAACTCGCCGATGCGGTCGGCGTCTCCCGGCAGACGATCAACGCGATCGAACGCGACCGATACGATCCGTCGCTGGAACTCGCGTTCCAACTGGCAGCCTACTTCGACTGCCGCGTCGAGGACCTCTTCGATCCGGAACTCGACGACGAGACGTAA
- the mch gene encoding methenyltetrahydromethanopterin cyclohydrolase: MESLNRMAIELVDEALDYAEELNIGGYDLDNEATVLDFGLEFEGGIEAGLLLTEIQTAGMATPSHHLGEIGDAPIPYVQLATDQPALSLLCSQKAGWELTTEDFEGLGSGPARALVAEEEEFRRVGYTDAFDLTALAVETERDPTAAAAAQVAELAEVEPSSVFLLAYPTASLVGSITNAARAAELATFRLSELGYDPLDIVSATGRAPVAPVAGDEQTAIARTNDAIAYGGTAHLTVREDADVFDDVPSTAAEDHGRPFGEVFDDLEWDFSEVPSDLFAPAKVTIDVVGGPTYVHGETDEELLVDSFDL; encoded by the coding sequence ATGGAAAGTCTCAACCGGATGGCGATCGAGTTGGTCGATGAGGCCCTCGATTACGCCGAGGAGTTGAACATCGGCGGCTACGACCTCGACAACGAGGCCACGGTCCTCGACTTCGGCCTCGAGTTCGAGGGCGGAATCGAGGCCGGACTGTTGCTGACGGAGATCCAGACGGCGGGCATGGCGACGCCGAGTCACCACTTGGGCGAGATCGGCGACGCCCCGATCCCGTACGTCCAGCTCGCGACCGACCAGCCCGCGCTCTCGCTGCTGTGCTCGCAGAAGGCGGGCTGGGAGCTGACCACCGAGGACTTCGAGGGACTAGGCAGCGGCCCCGCGCGGGCGCTGGTCGCCGAGGAGGAGGAGTTCCGCCGCGTCGGCTACACGGACGCGTTCGACCTGACGGCGCTGGCCGTCGAGACCGAGCGGGATCCGACCGCGGCCGCCGCCGCGCAGGTCGCGGAGCTCGCGGAGGTCGAACCCAGCAGCGTCTTCCTGCTCGCTTACCCGACCGCGAGCCTCGTCGGATCCATTACGAACGCCGCTCGAGCGGCCGAGCTCGCGACGTTCCGTCTCTCGGAACTGGGCTACGATCCCCTCGACATCGTCTCCGCGACGGGCCGGGCGCCGGTCGCTCCCGTCGCCGGCGACGAGCAGACGGCGATCGCCCGCACGAACGACGCCATCGCCTATGGCGGCACGGCCCACCTCACGGTTCGCGAGGACGCCGACGTCTTCGACGACGTGCCCTCGACAGCCGCCGAGGACCACGGCCGGCCGTTCGGCGAGGTCTTCGACGACCTCGAGTGGGACTTCTCCGAAGTCCCGTCGGACCTCTTCGCGCCCGCGAAGGTCACCATCGACGTGGTCGGCGGCCCGACCTACGTCCACGGCGAGACCGACGAGGAACTGCTCGTCGACTCCTTCGACCTCTGA
- a CDS encoding GTPBP1 family GTP-binding protein, with translation MSRDRALLERALDRGEQDGGNVEFKERLSRNVHLEGGRRESLAAQLRHRLLSGDGEATYVVGVTDDGGLAGIDPDTFSETMDVLSLLAEEADAHIDDVQTWGVEDGLVGVALIQEGGVLETDDEHVVVGTAGHVDHGKSTLVGSLVTGNPDDGDGATRAYLDVQPHEVERGLSADLSYAVYGFDEDGPVRVRNPNRKQDRAAVVEEADRLVSFVDTVGHEPWLRTTIRGLVGQKLDYGLLVVAADDGPTRTTREHLGVLLATDLPTIVAITKADTVDEERIEEVEREVERLLREVDKSPLRVSRHGVDAAIDEISERVVPIVETSAITMDGLETLDELFDRLPKTAQDTGEFRMYVDRSYSVTGVGAVASGTVMSGEVEAGDELLLGPMPDGRFQEVEVRSIEMHYHRVDKAQAGRIVGIALKGVKESAIERGMVLLPRETDPDPVREFEAEVMVLNHPTRIGEGYEPVVHLETIGEAAAFYPENGRLLPGDTGETTVRFKFRPYLVEEGQKFVFREGRSKGVGTVTDVHPMD, from the coding sequence ATGAGCCGTGACCGGGCTCTCCTCGAGCGAGCCCTGGACCGTGGCGAACAGGACGGTGGCAACGTCGAATTCAAGGAACGACTGTCACGAAACGTCCACCTCGAGGGTGGACGACGGGAGAGCCTGGCCGCGCAACTGCGCCACCGACTGCTCTCCGGGGACGGCGAGGCGACGTACGTCGTCGGCGTCACCGACGACGGCGGCCTCGCCGGCATCGACCCCGACACGTTCTCCGAGACGATGGACGTTCTCTCCCTGTTGGCCGAGGAGGCCGACGCCCACATCGACGACGTGCAGACGTGGGGCGTCGAGGACGGACTCGTCGGCGTCGCGCTCATTCAGGAGGGCGGCGTCCTCGAGACCGACGACGAACACGTCGTCGTTGGGACGGCGGGCCACGTCGACCACGGCAAGAGCACGCTCGTCGGGTCGCTCGTCACGGGCAACCCCGACGACGGCGACGGCGCAACGCGGGCGTACCTCGACGTCCAGCCACACGAGGTCGAACGGGGCCTCTCGGCCGATCTCTCCTACGCCGTCTACGGCTTCGACGAGGACGGGCCGGTCCGCGTGCGAAACCCGAACCGAAAGCAGGACCGCGCCGCGGTCGTCGAAGAGGCCGACCGGCTGGTCTCGTTCGTCGACACCGTCGGCCACGAGCCGTGGCTCCGGACGACGATCCGCGGGCTGGTCGGCCAGAAACTCGACTACGGGCTGCTGGTCGTCGCCGCCGACGACGGGCCCACGCGCACGACCCGGGAACACCTCGGCGTCCTGCTCGCGACGGATCTGCCGACGATCGTCGCGATTACGAAGGCCGACACCGTCGACGAGGAGCGCATCGAGGAGGTCGAACGCGAGGTCGAACGGCTCCTGCGGGAGGTCGACAAGTCGCCGCTGCGGGTGTCCCGCCACGGCGTCGACGCCGCGATCGACGAGATCAGCGAGCGCGTGGTGCCGATCGTCGAGACCAGCGCCATCACGATGGATGGCCTGGAGACGCTGGACGAACTGTTCGACCGGCTCCCGAAGACCGCCCAAGACACCGGCGAGTTCCGGATGTACGTCGACCGGAGCTACTCGGTGACCGGCGTCGGAGCGGTCGCCTCCGGCACCGTCATGTCCGGCGAGGTCGAGGCCGGCGACGAACTCCTGTTGGGGCCGATGCCCGACGGCCGGTTCCAGGAGGTCGAAGTCCGCTCGATCGAGATGCACTACCACCGCGTCGACAAGGCCCAGGCGGGCCGGATCGTCGGCATCGCGCTGAAGGGCGTCAAGGAAAGCGCCATCGAGCGCGGCATGGTGCTGCTCCCGCGAGAGACCGACCCCGACCCCGTCCGGGAGTTCGAGGCCGAGGTCATGGTGCTCAACCACCCCACCCGGATCGGCGAGGGGTACGAACCCGTCGTCCACCTCGAGACGATCGGCGAGGCAGCCGCCTTCTACCCGGAGAACGGCCGCCTCCTGCCGGGCGATACGGGCGAGACCACCGTCCGATTCAAGTTCCGACCGTACCTCGTCGAGGAGGGCCAGAAGTTCGTCTTCCGCGAGGGCCGGAGCAAGGGCGTCGGGACGGTGACCGACGTCCATCCGATGGACTAA
- a CDS encoding methylglyoxal synthase: MTRVALIAHDEKKPDLIEFAQTHEAQLREYELIATGTTGKRLQEETNLEIERKESGPLGGDLMIGAEVAEDKLDGIVFLRDPLRAQPHEPDISALLRICDVHDVALATNHSSAEFLIEGLAD, translated from the coding sequence ATGACTCGCGTCGCGCTGATCGCCCACGACGAGAAGAAGCCCGATCTGATCGAGTTCGCACAGACCCACGAGGCCCAACTCCGCGAGTACGAACTGATCGCGACCGGCACGACCGGCAAACGGCTACAGGAGGAGACCAACCTCGAGATCGAGCGCAAGGAGTCGGGCCCGCTCGGCGGCGACCTGATGATCGGCGCCGAGGTCGCGGAGGACAAACTCGACGGCATCGTCTTCCTCCGGGATCCGCTGCGGGCCCAGCCCCACGAACCCGATATCTCGGCGCTGTTGCGGATCTGTGACGTTCACGACGTCGCGCTGGCGACGAATCACTCGTCCGCGGAGTTTCTCATCGAGGGGTTGGCCGACTGA
- a CDS encoding SDR family NAD(P)-dependent oxidoreductase — MTRTAVIAGVGPGLGESLARKFVDEGCQVGLFARSADYLEDLADDLGDDAVAVPTDITDPEQVEAGFRAVRDEFGPVDVLVNHASGGAWQGLREISPDAFERAWRVSAIGALLCSQAVVDDMLAGDGGTIIFTGATSAIRGREGAIGFSAAKFAVRGMAESMARELGPEGIHVAHVVIDGGIRPPDVDESDRDAVAYLDPDAIADSYWHLVTQDRSSWTLELDLRPHVEEF; from the coding sequence ATGACGCGCACAGCCGTGATCGCCGGCGTCGGTCCCGGTCTCGGAGAATCGCTCGCCCGCAAGTTCGTCGACGAGGGCTGTCAGGTCGGGCTGTTCGCCCGGTCGGCGGACTACCTTGAGGACCTGGCGGACGACCTCGGCGACGACGCCGTCGCCGTTCCGACGGACATCACGGACCCCGAGCAGGTCGAGGCGGGCTTTCGCGCGGTCCGCGACGAGTTCGGTCCGGTGGACGTCCTCGTCAATCACGCCAGCGGCGGCGCCTGGCAGGGACTACGGGAGATTTCGCCGGACGCGTTCGAACGGGCCTGGCGCGTCTCCGCCATCGGCGCCTTACTGTGCTCGCAGGCGGTCGTCGACGACATGCTTGCGGGGGACGGCGGCACGATCATCTTCACCGGCGCGACGTCGGCGATCCGCGGCCGAGAGGGCGCGATCGGTTTCAGCGCGGCCAAGTTCGCCGTCCGCGGGATGGCCGAGTCGATGGCCCGCGAACTCGGCCCCGAGGGGATCCACGTCGCCCACGTCGTGATCGACGGGGGGATCCGGCCGCCAGACGTCGACGAATCCGATCGCGACGCGGTGGCGTATCTCGATCCGGACGCCATCGCCGACTCCTACTGGCATCTCGTCACGCAGGATCGGTCCTCGTGGACCCTCGAGTTGGACCTCCGGCCGCACGTCGAGGAGTTTTGA
- a CDS encoding class I SAM-dependent methyltransferase: MSDSSGADDRSARHVWSAGRYPAMAPNMLPAIARLVNAAGIDPGNRVLDVGCGTGNAALTARRSGAEVVGLDLAHGMLELARENAALAGYDDIGWLAGDAEALPVPDGAFDVVLSNFGHVFAPDSTAAGAELCRATKSGGRVCFTAWSPNGVVGDLTEVLTDHVDESPSDPWSHLRWGDPAFVREQFADVADPSFQRRHLEFRYATPHHFWREFAEESGPLSPVLRRMDDDESRDALRRDAVAALEEWFGDNAIRVEYLQVRAVLE, from the coding sequence ATGAGCGACTCGAGCGGGGCCGACGACCGATCGGCGAGACACGTCTGGTCTGCGGGCCGCTATCCCGCGATGGCGCCGAACATGCTGCCCGCCATCGCGCGACTGGTCAACGCCGCAGGGATCGATCCGGGCAACCGCGTCCTCGACGTCGGCTGCGGGACCGGCAACGCCGCGCTGACGGCCCGCCGGTCGGGCGCCGAGGTCGTCGGCCTCGACCTCGCACACGGCATGCTCGAACTCGCCCGCGAGAACGCCGCGCTCGCGGGGTACGACGATATCGGCTGGCTCGCTGGCGACGCCGAGGCGCTCCCGGTCCCCGACGGCGCGTTCGACGTCGTCCTCTCGAACTTCGGCCACGTGTTCGCGCCGGACTCGACGGCCGCCGGCGCGGAACTGTGCCGCGCGACGAAATCGGGCGGCCGAGTCTGCTTTACAGCGTGGTCGCCCAACGGCGTCGTCGGCGATCTCACCGAGGTGCTGACCGACCACGTCGACGAGTCGCCCAGCGACCCGTGGTCGCACCTCCGGTGGGGCGATCCCGCGTTCGTCCGCGAGCAGTTCGCCGATGTCGCGGACCCCTCGTTCCAGCGACGCCACCTCGAGTTCCGCTACGCCACGCCCCACCACTTCTGGCGGGAGTTCGCCGAGGAGTCCGGCCCGCTGTCGCCGGTCCTCCGGCGGATGGACGACGACGAGTCCCGCGACGCGCTCCGCCGGGACGCCGTCGCGGCCTTGGAGGAGTGGTTCGGCGACAACGCGATCCGCGTCGAGTATCTGCAGGTTCGGGCCGTCCTCGAGTGA